The Streptomyces puniciscabiei genome includes a window with the following:
- a CDS encoding ATP-binding protein — protein sequence MGGSAFGELLRDCRLSAGWTQDELADRSGVSAHSISVLEAGRRQPRLSSVSRLAEALALDPRRREELLAAARTVSAPARAAVASETGRPRPGAPCQLPYDTRLFTGRARELDQLLALARSAPAGSASGMVVISAIDGMGGVGKSALAIRAGHRVRAQFPDGQLFVDLHGHTAGTAPVTPADALDWLLRSLGVAPQQIPEELSTRAALYRERLADTRTLIVLDNAASSAQVRPLLPGTPGCLVLITSRKRLTGLDDAHSLAVDLLPDTDAVALLREGAGHGRVPAGHPAAAELVRLCGHLPLAIRIAAARLRHHRGLGLQDLVDRLRDEHQRLAHLTDEDRSLTAVFATSFASLAPEEQDLLRLLGRFPGYDVDTCAVAALAGTDHRTAERLLESLLHHNLLVQRTPGRYLFHDLVGLYARSMAEDQTGETDRDAPLARLAGYYQHAAARANEHLARRTRPGRRLESAAPAALPALTDRAEALAWMRSEHRNLLALLGHPALAALPSFTVSVSADLAAFLLLEGRWSQAAALHQSAVTAAATAGDRRGEADALCDLGRARHATGDYRAAAELYERALAIHQELGDRHGEANDLHELGRIRLLTGEIREAAWLHERALAAFRALGDRLGEARALCDLGRARHSSGDSPAAIELTSQVLTLYRTMGDRRGEAAALHDLAYILDETGDRNSAGEFYQEALTIYEDLNSVQGVANTLRGLGRVRHAVGDHRGAAELHQRSLDACREAGSRHGEADSLLGLGRARDALGEDRDAVALYQQALALYREIGSRLGETSALLDLAALTERTADPRSALTLHQQALALARDTRRLLHEAHALEGAARCALALGDRAAALADLEDAVALYRRLGSPSAADTADWLSALRTHPSPAAEAGPPQWSTSTPTRSNPLTTMSRGRSERPS from the coding sequence GTGGGCGGTAGTGCCTTTGGGGAGCTTCTGCGTGACTGTCGGCTCTCGGCCGGCTGGACGCAGGACGAATTAGCCGACCGGTCAGGGGTGTCGGCCCACTCGATCAGTGTGTTGGAGGCGGGGCGGCGCCAGCCGCGGCTCTCCTCGGTGAGCCGGCTCGCCGAGGCCCTCGCACTCGATCCGCGCCGCCGGGAAGAGTTGCTCGCGGCGGCGCGCACCGTCTCCGCCCCGGCCCGCGCGGCCGTCGCCTCCGAAACGGGGCGGCCGCGCCCGGGGGCGCCCTGCCAGCTCCCCTACGACACCCGGCTGTTCACTGGCCGGGCCCGGGAGCTCGATCAACTGCTGGCGCTGGCCAGGTCGGCGCCCGCGGGCAGCGCCTCTGGCATGGTGGTGATCTCGGCGATCGACGGCATGGGCGGTGTGGGCAAGTCCGCGCTGGCCATTCGCGCCGGGCACCGGGTGCGTGCGCAGTTCCCTGACGGGCAGCTCTTCGTGGACCTCCACGGCCACACGGCCGGGACCGCCCCGGTCACCCCCGCCGACGCCCTGGACTGGCTGCTGCGTTCGCTGGGCGTGGCGCCGCAGCAGATACCCGAGGAACTGAGCACCCGCGCCGCCCTGTACCGGGAACGGCTCGCCGACACACGCACCCTGATCGTCCTCGACAACGCTGCCAGCAGCGCGCAGGTGCGCCCGCTCCTGCCAGGCACTCCCGGCTGCCTGGTCCTGATCACCAGCCGCAAGCGGCTGACCGGCCTCGACGACGCACACAGCCTGGCCGTCGACCTTCTCCCGGACACTGACGCGGTGGCGCTGCTGCGAGAGGGCGCGGGCCACGGTCGCGTCCCCGCCGGCCATCCGGCGGCCGCCGAGCTCGTCCGGCTCTGCGGCCACCTGCCGCTGGCGATCCGCATCGCCGCTGCGCGGCTGCGCCACCACCGCGGCCTGGGCCTTCAGGACCTGGTGGACAGGCTCCGCGACGAGCACCAGCGCCTGGCCCATCTGACGGACGAGGACCGCAGCCTGACCGCCGTCTTCGCAACCTCCTTCGCCTCCCTCGCCCCCGAGGAACAGGACCTGTTGCGGCTGCTGGGCCGCTTCCCCGGCTACGACGTCGACACCTGTGCCGTCGCCGCCCTGGCCGGCACCGACCACCGCACAGCGGAACGGCTGCTGGAATCCCTGCTCCACCACAACCTGCTGGTCCAGCGCACCCCAGGGCGCTACCTCTTCCACGACCTCGTCGGGCTCTACGCCCGGTCGATGGCCGAGGACCAGACCGGGGAGACGGACCGCGACGCCCCGCTGGCCAGGCTGGCCGGGTACTACCAGCACGCCGCCGCGCGGGCCAACGAACACCTGGCACGCCGTACCCGCCCCGGCCGGCGCCTCGAGTCGGCGGCACCGGCTGCCCTCCCCGCGCTGACGGACCGGGCCGAGGCCCTGGCCTGGATGCGCAGCGAGCACCGGAACCTGCTCGCACTCCTCGGTCACCCCGCCCTCGCGGCCCTCCCCTCGTTCACCGTGTCGGTCTCGGCTGACCTGGCTGCCTTCCTTCTGCTGGAGGGGCGCTGGAGCCAAGCCGCCGCGTTGCACCAGTCCGCAGTGACCGCGGCGGCAACCGCCGGCGACCGCCGCGGCGAGGCGGACGCCCTGTGCGACCTGGGCCGAGCCCGGCACGCGACGGGCGACTACCGGGCCGCCGCGGAGCTGTACGAGAGGGCTCTCGCGATCCACCAGGAGCTGGGCGACCGGCACGGCGAGGCCAACGACCTCCACGAACTCGGCCGCATCCGGCTGCTGACCGGGGAGATCCGGGAGGCCGCCTGGCTGCACGAACGGGCCCTGGCAGCCTTCCGGGCCCTCGGTGACCGGCTCGGCGAGGCCCGCGCGCTGTGCGACCTGGGCCGGGCCCGGCACTCCTCCGGCGACTCCCCCGCCGCGATCGAGCTGACCTCGCAGGTGCTCACCCTCTACCGGACCATGGGAGACCGCCGCGGTGAGGCCGCCGCCCTGCACGACCTGGCCTACATCCTGGACGAGACGGGCGACCGGAACAGCGCCGGGGAGTTCTACCAGGAGGCGCTGACGATCTACGAGGATCTCAACAGCGTGCAAGGCGTGGCCAACACCCTGCGCGGGCTCGGCCGCGTCCGGCACGCCGTCGGCGACCACCGCGGCGCAGCCGAGCTGCACCAGCGCTCCCTGGACGCCTGCCGGGAGGCGGGCAGCCGCCACGGAGAGGCCGACTCGCTGCTCGGCCTGGGCCGGGCTCGCGACGCGCTGGGTGAGGATCGCGACGCCGTCGCGCTGTACCAGCAGGCGCTGGCGCTCTACCGGGAGATCGGCAGCCGTCTCGGCGAGACCAGCGCCCTGCTCGACCTCGCCGCCCTGACCGAGCGGACGGCGGACCCACGCTCGGCGCTGACGCTCCACCAGCAGGCCCTGGCACTCGCCCGCGACACCCGCAGGCTGTTGCACGAGGCACACGCCCTGGAAGGCGCCGCCCGCTGCGCCCTCGCTCTCGGCGACCGCGCCGCCGCCCTGGCCGACCTGGAGGACGCCGTCGCCCTCTACCGCCGGCTCGGCTCACCCTCCGCCGCAGACACCGCTGACTGGCTCTCCGCCCTGCGGACCCATCCCTCTCCGGCAGCCGAGGCCGGGCCGCCGCAGTGGTCCACCAGCACGCCGACGCGATCGAATCCCCTGACTACGATGTCGCGTGGGCGATCGGAAAGACCATCCTGA
- a CDS encoding TetR/AcrR family transcriptional regulator — protein MTPRERRLRELAERRQLILSTARELAEAEGWDAVTTRRLADQIEYSQPVLYQHFKNKDAIVHAVALEGFAELADALRRARLEGGEDPVVALRLAARAYLGFAAANPMLYQAMFTLSAGLEFATEQTPQEMIDAFTELMSVVRPLVADQDAELHTEVVWSACHGLASLTRGERLRPGLQEERLTALVDRFVRSATPA, from the coding sequence ATGACTCCTCGAGAGCGTCGCTTGCGTGAACTGGCCGAACGCCGGCAGCTGATCCTCTCCACGGCACGGGAACTCGCCGAGGCCGAGGGGTGGGACGCGGTGACCACCCGACGGCTCGCCGATCAGATCGAGTACAGCCAGCCCGTCCTCTACCAGCACTTCAAGAACAAGGACGCCATCGTCCACGCGGTGGCTCTCGAAGGCTTCGCAGAGCTGGCTGACGCACTGCGCCGGGCGCGGCTCGAAGGGGGCGAGGACCCGGTGGTGGCCCTGCGGCTGGCCGCCCGCGCCTACCTGGGCTTCGCCGCCGCCAATCCCATGCTCTACCAGGCGATGTTCACGCTCTCGGCGGGCCTGGAGTTCGCCACGGAGCAGACCCCGCAGGAGATGATCGACGCCTTCACGGAGCTCATGTCGGTGGTGCGCCCCCTCGTCGCGGACCAGGACGCCGAGCTCCACACCGAGGTCGTCTGGAGCGCCTGCCACGGCCTGGCGAGTCTCACCCGGGGCGAGCGGTTGCGGCCCGGGCTGCAGGAGGAGCGGCTCACCGCCCTCGTGGACCGGTTCGTCCGCTCCGCCACACCTGCCTGA
- a CDS encoding cytochrome ubiquinol oxidase subunit I has translation MGTVGLARTQFALTVGVHYLLVALTLGLVVMVAICHTRWVRTGDPALRQATKYWGTLYVINYAVGIGAGIAMEYQLSANWSGLENMGAGVFGAPLAVETVVAFFVESTFLALWIFGWQRLPAKVHLACIWIVAAAAYLSVVWALLANGFMNNPVAYEMRNGTLQLTDPLALFTNPNAWIAILHITGGAAAVGGFFMLGVSVLLRGRGRADDAFVRHSMRMGAHAGFWGAWLVGLSGAVQIDRIGAQQPIKQALLDGDSDRIAGFQRALAERFGDAGLPPGPLVQYSAYAMMAVGFVLLIVSTWTLIALRGDRMLTSKPLHRVLRIAMVLPFVANIAGWLLREIGRQPFVIDDILTTRQALTPSLTATQLTVSLVVLGGIVTTLLVLDWWLLGKAAMRGPAQADLWAQESGSGERPDPGGTLDDERDSVLL, from the coding sequence ATGGGAACCGTCGGACTGGCACGCACCCAGTTCGCCTTAACGGTGGGGGTCCACTACCTGCTGGTCGCACTGACCCTCGGGCTCGTGGTCATGGTGGCGATCTGCCACACCCGCTGGGTCCGCACGGGCGACCCGGCGCTCCGGCAGGCGACGAAGTACTGGGGCACGCTCTACGTCATCAACTACGCGGTCGGCATCGGCGCGGGCATCGCCATGGAGTACCAGCTCAGCGCCAACTGGTCGGGCCTGGAGAACATGGGCGCCGGAGTGTTCGGCGCGCCGCTCGCCGTGGAGACCGTGGTCGCGTTCTTCGTGGAGTCGACCTTTCTCGCGCTGTGGATCTTCGGCTGGCAGCGACTGCCCGCGAAGGTGCATCTGGCCTGCATCTGGATCGTCGCCGCGGCCGCGTACCTCTCCGTCGTCTGGGCCCTGCTGGCCAACGGCTTCATGAACAACCCCGTGGCGTACGAGATGCGCAACGGCACCCTCCAGCTGACCGACCCGCTCGCGCTGTTCACCAACCCCAACGCGTGGATCGCCATCCTGCACATCACCGGCGGGGCCGCCGCGGTCGGCGGATTCTTCATGCTCGGTGTCTCGGTGCTGCTGCGCGGGCGCGGCCGGGCCGACGACGCGTTCGTACGGCACTCGATGCGCATGGGCGCTCACGCGGGCTTCTGGGGCGCCTGGCTGGTCGGCCTCAGCGGTGCGGTGCAGATCGACCGGATCGGCGCGCAGCAGCCGATCAAGCAGGCGCTGCTGGACGGCGACAGTGACCGGATCGCCGGGTTCCAGCGGGCGCTGGCGGAGCGTTTCGGGGACGCCGGGCTGCCGCCGGGGCCACTGGTGCAGTACAGCGCGTACGCGATGATGGCCGTCGGGTTCGTGCTGCTGATCGTCTCCACGTGGACGCTGATCGCACTGCGCGGCGACCGGATGCTCACGTCGAAGCCGCTGCACCGAGTGCTGCGGATCGCCATGGTGCTGCCCTTCGTGGCGAACATCGCCGGCTGGCTGCTACGCGAGATCGGCCGGCAGCCGTTCGTCATCGACGACATCCTCACCACCCGGCAGGCCCTCACTCCCTCGCTCACCGCCACCCAGCTGACCGTCTCCCTGGTGGTGTTGGGCGGGATCGTCACGACCCTGCTGGTCCTCGACTGGTGGCTGCTCGGCAAAGCGGCGATGCGCGGCCCCGCGCAGGCCGATCTGTGGGCACAGGAGTCCGGCTCCGGCGAACGCCCCGATCCCGGCGGCACACTCGACGACGAGCGCGACAGCGTCCTGCTCTAG
- a CDS encoding cytochrome d ubiquinol oxidase subunit II, translating into MSYPTLWTIGFIALFAGYLTLAGTNYGVGSTLLFTARGDRERRQVLGGLGPFLLVNESWLLVSLGILVGTVPGLESQLLVGAAPFALLAMTGSLVLISAVMLRSRHPETGVRRRWDGVICAAGVAAAFGWGAFLVAVAGSLDLDGSGHVLGSGAAFTPYALLGGVSAVALLGAHGCAFTAARTTGAVAARATVLARRLCGVGCLLVVLTGLASWAGGHTGGAALHRPALALLLLALAVLALPTAVRALSAGQPWRAYAATAVAVGLAPVAVFAAKYPYLATPARSGVRAVAVQDLAADSTALALITWTAGPVLVLVIAVQLRMWWLLRAPAARSTAPAFH; encoded by the coding sequence ATGAGTTACCCGACCTTGTGGACCATCGGGTTCATCGCCTTGTTCGCCGGCTATCTGACGCTCGCCGGAACCAACTACGGAGTGGGCTCGACCCTGTTGTTCACGGCTCGTGGCGACCGGGAGCGCCGTCAGGTGCTCGGCGGCCTCGGCCCGTTCCTGCTCGTCAACGAGTCCTGGCTGCTGGTCTCCCTCGGCATCCTGGTGGGCACCGTGCCGGGCCTGGAGAGCCAACTCCTGGTCGGTGCCGCGCCGTTCGCCCTGCTGGCCATGACCGGCTCACTGGTCCTCATCAGCGCCGTGATGCTCCGCAGCCGGCACCCCGAGACCGGCGTGCGCAGGCGGTGGGACGGCGTGATCTGCGCGGCCGGCGTGGCGGCGGCGTTCGGCTGGGGAGCGTTCCTGGTCGCCGTCGCGGGGTCGCTCGACCTCGACGGCAGCGGCCATGTCCTGGGCAGCGGCGCCGCGTTCACCCCGTACGCCCTGCTCGGCGGGGTGAGTGCCGTCGCGCTGCTCGGTGCGCACGGCTGCGCCTTCACCGCCGCCCGCACCACCGGGGCGGTCGCCGCCCGCGCCACCGTGCTCGCCCGGCGGCTGTGCGGCGTCGGCTGCCTGCTCGTCGTCCTGACCGGCCTCGCCTCCTGGGCCGGCGGGCACACCGGCGGGGCGGCGCTGCACCGGCCGGCCCTCGCGCTGCTGCTGCTCGCCCTCGCCGTGCTCGCCCTGCCGACGGCCGTCCGCGCGCTGTCCGCCGGACAGCCCTGGCGGGCGTACGCGGCCACGGCCGTCGCGGTGGGGCTCGCGCCGGTCGCCGTGTTCGCGGCCAAGTACCCGTATCTGGCGACCCCCGCGCGGTCCGGAGTGCGCGCCGTCGCGGTCCAGGACCTCGCCGCGGACAGCACCGCACTGGCACTGATCACATGGACCGCGGGCCCGGTCCTGGTGCTGGTGATCGCCGTACAACTGCGGATGTGGTGGCTGCTGCGCGCTCCCGCGGCCCGGTCCACGGCACCTGCCTTCCACTGA
- the cydD gene encoding thiol reductant ABC exporter subunit CydD — translation MKHGPLDPELVRIHPRVKVFLLVCTVGAALGGALVVAQALLLAQVLAALFHGSSREAFATVSMPLIAGVVAARCGLVWWERWYPAREATRVQQALRGELVEAAGRGRIRGAGPPPAAVVAVLTRGADALEGYVSGAVAVLPHAVVVPPAVVCALLFLDVPSGLTVLVTLPFVPLVLAVVGLHTKARTERHWKVLLRLGERFRQAVSGLTTLRVFGRQDDAARRIRAACTEHRVVTMATLRQAFLSSFVLETMTTLAVALIAVPVGFRLLAGDMSLTAGLAVLLLTPEAYRPLRSLALRFHASQEGRAVLDQARRIRAAAPAPMRPAASGPHPVTVPSPARTPVVLDRLTVGFPGGPPALTEVSLTLEPGRCHALTGPSGAGKSTLLRTLAGQLPPLGGEIRIGSRTLPYVPGAAWTDALGVVPQRPHLFAMSLADNVRLGRPDAGPEEVWQALAAAGAADFVAALPDGPATPLGDGGAVLSAGERQRIALARALLRKPALLLLDEPTARLDGETEQRVLDALRALTGDERTTVLVVTHRPRVMEHADTVFHAAHGSVDVQPRLLEGQPTW, via the coding sequence ATGAAGCACGGACCGCTCGACCCCGAACTGGTGCGGATCCATCCACGCGTGAAGGTGTTCCTGCTGGTGTGTACGGTCGGTGCGGCGCTCGGCGGCGCGCTGGTCGTCGCCCAGGCGCTGCTGCTCGCCCAGGTACTCGCCGCCCTCTTCCACGGCAGCTCCCGCGAGGCCTTCGCCACGGTGTCGATGCCCCTGATCGCCGGGGTCGTCGCGGCCCGGTGCGGGCTGGTCTGGTGGGAGCGCTGGTATCCGGCGCGGGAGGCGACGCGGGTGCAGCAGGCGTTGCGCGGAGAGCTGGTCGAGGCCGCGGGCCGGGGCCGGATCCGGGGCGCGGGGCCGCCGCCCGCCGCCGTGGTGGCCGTGCTGACGCGCGGCGCGGACGCGCTGGAGGGCTACGTCTCGGGCGCCGTGGCCGTGCTGCCGCACGCCGTCGTGGTGCCGCCCGCCGTCGTGTGCGCGCTGCTGTTCCTCGATGTGCCCTCCGGGCTCACCGTGCTGGTCACCCTCCCCTTCGTCCCGCTGGTGCTCGCCGTCGTCGGCCTGCACACCAAGGCGCGTACCGAACGGCACTGGAAGGTACTGCTGCGCCTGGGCGAGCGCTTCCGTCAGGCGGTCAGCGGACTCACCACCCTGCGGGTGTTCGGGCGGCAGGACGACGCGGCCCGGCGGATCCGCGCGGCCTGTACCGAGCACCGGGTGGTCACGATGGCCACCCTGCGGCAGGCGTTCCTGTCGTCCTTCGTCCTGGAGACCATGACCACCCTGGCCGTCGCCCTGATCGCGGTGCCGGTCGGCTTCCGGCTGCTCGCCGGGGACATGTCGCTCACCGCGGGCCTCGCCGTGCTGCTGCTCACACCGGAGGCGTACCGCCCGCTGCGCTCCCTGGCGCTGCGCTTCCATGCGAGCCAGGAGGGCCGGGCCGTACTCGACCAGGCCCGCCGGATCAGGGCGGCCGCCCCCGCCCCGATGCGGCCCGCCGCGTCGGGGCCGCACCCGGTGACCGTGCCCAGCCCGGCCCGGACCCCTGTCGTCCTGGACCGGCTGACGGTCGGCTTCCCGGGCGGCCCTCCCGCGCTGACCGAGGTGTCGCTGACGCTCGAACCCGGCCGCTGCCATGCGCTGACCGGGCCCAGCGGCGCGGGCAAGAGCACGCTGCTGCGCACCCTCGCCGGCCAGCTCCCACCGCTCGGCGGCGAGATCCGCATCGGGTCCCGGACGCTGCCGTACGTCCCCGGCGCCGCTTGGACCGACGCGCTCGGGGTGGTGCCGCAGCGGCCGCACCTGTTCGCCATGTCCCTCGCGGACAACGTCCGCCTCGGCCGCCCCGACGCCGGCCCCGAGGAGGTGTGGCAGGCGCTGGCCGCGGCGGGGGCCGCCGACTTCGTGGCGGCACTGCCCGACGGCCCGGCGACCCCGCTCGGCGACGGCGGCGCCGTGCTCAGCGCCGGTGAACGGCAACGGATCGCGCTGGCCCGCGCCCTGCTGCGCAAGCCGGCGCTGCTGCTGCTCGACGAGCCGACCGCGCGTCTCGACGGGGAGACGGAGCAGCGGGTGCTCGACGCCCTGCGCGCCCTGACCGGGGACGAGCGCACCACCGTGCTGGTGGTCACCCATCGCCCCCGGGTCATGGAACACGCGGACACGGTGTTCCACGCCGCTCACGGCTCGGTCGACGTCCAGCCGCGCCTGCTGGAAGGACAGCCGACATGGTGA
- the cydC gene encoding thiol reductant ABC exporter subunit CydC, translating into MVRRSAPALLRTRLVLAALATALCEVSAVALTATAAWLICRAFEQPPLAALSLAVVAVRALAIVRGTLRYGERLAGHDAALRIMERVRGRFFGALEPLAPSGQPAFRRGDLLTRLLADVEAVQDLVIRVILPGLAALTVGVGVTAWVWLQLPAAGAALGGGLLVGSVLLPVASAVALDQARVRLVRARGTLAVRSVDIIEGAEDLAVCGASAAATERERAAARTVARLERSVALRGATAGAAGLLVRLVTTGAVAVLAARAQDAGRLGPVTVAVLTLTALAAVETSAPVQAAAERFGELGHGLRRLREVLRARPPVPEPAHPLPVPAGPLTLEFDDVTVVPPGASRAALSGFGLSLPPGRKVALVGPSGAGKSTVLAAALGFVRPSAGQVTLNGVPVERTAGRQLRPRLVCGLTQEHYVFAGTVRSVLRIGRPDAGDAELWSALEQAGAAAWVRGLPGGLDTEVRDDAAELAGGQRQRLALAAALLADPRVLVLDEPTESVDPRAADALLRDALAAAGDRSLLLVSHRLCGLESADEIVVLRAGHVVQRGSHAELLAQEGYYRDQYTAEREAEQRSVPGLTVR; encoded by the coding sequence ATGGTGAGGCGTTCAGCCCCCGCACTGCTACGGACCCGCCTGGTCCTCGCGGCCCTCGCGACGGCACTGTGCGAGGTGTCGGCGGTGGCCCTGACCGCCACCGCTGCCTGGCTCATCTGCCGGGCCTTCGAGCAACCCCCGCTCGCCGCCCTGTCGTTGGCGGTGGTCGCGGTCCGCGCCCTGGCGATCGTGCGCGGCACGCTGCGCTACGGCGAGCGGCTGGCCGGGCATGACGCGGCGCTGCGGATCATGGAGCGGGTGCGCGGCCGGTTCTTCGGCGCGCTGGAGCCGCTGGCCCCGTCCGGGCAGCCCGCGTTCCGCCGTGGCGACCTGCTCACCCGGCTGCTCGCGGACGTGGAGGCGGTGCAGGACCTGGTGATCCGGGTGATACTGCCCGGACTCGCGGCGCTCACGGTCGGCGTCGGTGTCACCGCCTGGGTCTGGCTGCAACTGCCCGCGGCCGGTGCCGCGTTGGGCGGCGGCCTGCTGGTGGGCTCGGTGCTGCTGCCGGTGGCGTCGGCTGTCGCCCTGGACCAGGCGCGGGTACGCCTGGTGCGGGCCCGCGGCACGCTGGCGGTGCGCAGCGTGGACATCATCGAGGGGGCCGAGGACCTCGCGGTCTGCGGGGCGTCGGCCGCCGCCACCGAGCGCGAGCGTGCCGCCGCGCGGACCGTCGCCCGGCTGGAACGCTCCGTGGCGCTGCGCGGGGCCACCGCCGGCGCCGCGGGGCTCCTGGTCCGGCTGGTGACGACCGGCGCGGTGGCGGTGCTCGCCGCGAGGGCCCAGGACGCCGGGCGGCTCGGCCCGGTCACCGTCGCCGTCCTCACCCTGACCGCGCTCGCCGCCGTGGAGACGAGCGCTCCCGTGCAGGCTGCGGCGGAGCGGTTCGGTGAGCTGGGCCATGGGCTGCGGCGGTTGCGGGAAGTACTGCGCGCCCGCCCGCCCGTGCCCGAACCCGCGCACCCGCTCCCGGTGCCCGCGGGTCCTCTCACCCTGGAGTTCGACGATGTCACCGTGGTGCCCCCGGGAGCGTCCCGGGCGGCGCTGAGCGGATTCGGCCTGTCACTGCCCCCGGGGCGCAAGGTCGCCCTGGTCGGGCCGAGCGGCGCGGGCAAGAGCACCGTGCTCGCCGCCGCGCTGGGGTTCGTCCGCCCCAGCGCGGGACAGGTGACGCTGAACGGTGTGCCGGTCGAGCGGACAGCGGGCCGGCAGCTGCGGCCCCGTCTCGTGTGCGGGCTCACACAGGAGCACTACGTCTTCGCCGGCACGGTCCGCTCCGTGCTCAGGATCGGCCGACCGGACGCCGGGGACGCGGAGCTGTGGTCCGCCCTCGAGCAGGCGGGTGCCGCCGCGTGGGTCCGTGGCCTGCCGGGTGGCCTGGACACCGAAGTACGGGACGACGCGGCGGAGTTGGCGGGTGGCCAGCGTCAGCGGCTGGCGCTCGCGGCGGCCCTGCTCGCCGATCCCCGCGTCCTCGTTCTGGACGAACCCACCGAGTCCGTCGATCCCCGGGCGGCCGACGCCCTGCTCCGTGACGCCCTGGCCGCGGCGGGCGACCGGTCCCTCCTCCTGGTCAGCCACCGCCTGTGCGGCCTCGAGTCCGCAGACGAGATCGTGGTGCTGCGCGCGGGGCACGTCGTCCAGCGCGGCAGCCACGCCGAACTCCTCGCTCAGGAGGGCTACTACCGCGACCAGTACACCGCGGAACGCGAGGCCGAGCAGCGCTCGGTGCCCGGGCTCACCGTGCGGTGA
- the asnB gene encoding asparagine synthase (glutamine-hydrolyzing) — protein sequence MCRIFGHFNGVVTPRELQTVGALQRHGGPDGQGSVHDAMWSIGNNRLAIVDLDGGQQPYELLDGRIKIVFNGEIYNHEELRQRLRARGYTFPDRCDGSILPALYDVYGDGFTEHLDGMYAIAVLDQRAEPRLVLATDHVGMKPLYYRWDPASGALHFSSEIPALLAFDAVSGTAWTPGLEAYLATKTPFGEQTMFADIKVLPPATTAVCDRASGLRMLRRNPPRPGPLPGDDTPGRLRAMLRTEVRRLRMADVPLASITSGGLDSGLVTAFAAEDGRDLHTFNLSYKGSWPGDERRYARQIAERTGAVYHQVEIDPATFPDLVADVVWHLGQPNADPITLSTYALFRAVRDAGFKVALTGDGADEVFGGYDRMRAAAQAPGPWRAAYADALAVAPARLRGLLYTKDYAAEMGLAAPLPERASRLLRDDGADRLGRITAFEMEYRLPAYHLRRVDHLSMAHSVEVRLPYCQRDIVAFGRALPDHMRISGGRVKRALYAAASGLLPKDVLNRPKQPFTLPLTAMLAPGQPLWDFAQDMLGASRLRSAGQIEPGAVRNLFQAQADRPDDTAALTIWALLVHEVWREQFRPGARAGAAMGAMVA from the coding sequence ATGTGTCGGATATTTGGTCACTTTAATGGCGTGGTGACTCCACGTGAACTGCAGACGGTCGGCGCACTTCAGCGGCACGGTGGCCCCGATGGCCAAGGCAGCGTGCACGACGCGATGTGGTCCATCGGGAACAACCGGTTGGCCATTGTGGATCTGGACGGCGGCCAGCAGCCGTACGAGCTTCTGGACGGTCGAATAAAAATCGTCTTCAACGGAGAGATTTACAACCACGAGGAGCTTCGACAGCGGCTGCGCGCGCGGGGTTACACCTTTCCCGACCGCTGCGACGGCTCGATCCTCCCGGCGCTGTACGACGTGTACGGCGACGGCTTCACCGAGCACCTGGACGGCATGTACGCGATCGCCGTTCTCGACCAGCGGGCCGAGCCACGGCTCGTGCTCGCCACCGATCACGTCGGCATGAAGCCGTTGTACTACCGGTGGGATCCGGCATCGGGAGCGCTTCATTTCTCCTCGGAGATCCCCGCCCTGCTCGCGTTCGACGCGGTGTCGGGCACCGCCTGGACGCCGGGTCTGGAGGCATACCTCGCGACCAAGACGCCCTTCGGCGAGCAGACGATGTTCGCCGACATCAAGGTGCTGCCGCCGGCGACCACCGCGGTCTGCGACCGGGCCTCGGGGTTGCGTATGTTGCGCCGGAACCCGCCCCGGCCCGGCCCGTTGCCCGGCGACGACACACCCGGCCGGCTGCGCGCGATGCTTCGCACAGAGGTGCGCCGGCTGCGGATGGCCGACGTCCCGCTCGCCTCGATCACCTCCGGCGGGCTCGACTCCGGCCTGGTCACGGCATTCGCCGCAGAGGACGGCCGCGATCTTCACACCTTCAATCTCTCCTACAAGGGCTCCTGGCCCGGGGACGAGCGGCGGTACGCGCGCCAGATCGCGGAGCGGACCGGGGCGGTCTACCACCAAGTGGAAATCGATCCGGCCACCTTCCCCGACCTGGTGGCGGACGTCGTGTGGCACCTGGGCCAGCCGAACGCCGACCCGATCACGCTCAGCACCTACGCCCTGTTCCGCGCCGTACGGGACGCCGGCTTCAAGGTCGCGCTGACCGGCGACGGCGCGGACGAGGTCTTCGGCGGCTACGACCGGATGCGCGCGGCGGCACAGGCCCCCGGTCCGTGGCGTGCGGCGTACGCGGATGCCCTCGCCGTCGCCCCCGCGCGGCTGAGAGGCCTGCTCTACACCAAGGACTACGCCGCCGAGATGGGCCTGGCGGCACCGCTTCCCGAGAGGGCGAGCCGTCTCCTTCGCGACGACGGCGCCGACCGGTTGGGACGGATCACCGCATTCGAGATGGAATACCGCCTGCCCGCGTATCACCTGCGCCGCGTGGATCACCTGAGCATGGCGCACTCGGTCGAGGTGCGGCTGCCGTACTGCCAACGCGACATCGTCGCCTTCGGGCGGGCGCTGCCCGACCACATGCGCATCAGCGGCGGGCGGGTCAAGCGGGCGCTGTACGCCGCCGCCTCCGGACTGCTGCCCAAGGACGTCCTCAACCGCCCGAAGCAGCCCTTCACCCTGCCTCTCACCGCGATGCTCGCCCCTGGGCAGCCGCTGTGGGACTTCGCCCAGGACATGCTCGGCGCGAGCCGGCTGCGCTCTGCGGGCCAGATCGAGCCCGGCGCCGTACGGAATCTCTTCCAAGCCCAGGCCGACCGTCCGGACGACACCGCGGCGCTGACGATATGGGCCCTGCTGGTGCACGAAGTCTGGCGGGAGCAGTTCCGGCCGGGCGCACGGGCGGGAGCCGCGATGGGAGCGATGGTCGCGTGA